The region CAAAAGTTGGAAAGCTAGAGAAGAAATCAAGAATTATTGTTAAGTACAACAACTTTCCAGAATGGACCAAGGTTCAGGTACAAGCCGCCGTTGATGTTTGGGCGGCAAACTTTGAATCCAGCGTTCCAATTTATATTGATGCGACTTGGGGAAGATCTTCCTCGTATAGCGTCTTAGGAAGTGCCCGACCTGGAAGTTACTTCTCAAATTTTAAAGGCGCTCCTGATTCCAGTCTCTGGTATCCATCGGCGCTAGCAAATGCACTTGCCGGTAAAGATTTAGATGGCGATAACCCCGAAATGATTATCACCGTTAACTCGTTAGCAAGTTGGTACCGTGGTACTGGATCTGGTCCAAGTAGAACTGAATACGATCTGCAATCTGTAATCCTGCATGAGATGGCACATGGATTGGGTTTTCTCTCAACCGATAGTTATGACGATTTCTTTGGTTACGGTTCCATTGATCAACCAACTCCATATGATGCATATGCGCAAACAGGAGACGGCCGCAGACTTTCCGATCTTCCTTCTCCTTCTCTTGAACTTGGTGAAGCGCTAACTTCGAAGTTAGTTTGGTCAGGACCACTTGGAGTTGCAGCAAATGGTGGCGTAAAGCCACTGCTATATACGCCTAAGAAATATGAAGATGGCTCTTCAGTTAGCCATTTAGATGAAGCAACATTTTCAAACGCAGGTAAAGATGCGGCGATGTCTCCCAATCTTGATGCCGGAGAAATTTTCCACGAGCCAGGGCCACTGCTACTTGCGATGATGCAAGATCTACGTAATAAGCCACCTGTGGGTATTGCCGTTGGCATTCCGCAGCAAGTTCGTAACGCTCAAGCACTCGTTTCAGATAGTTCAGCAATCATTCGCTTTGATCCACCTGCCAATGCTCGTGCTGCACAAATTACTAGCTACACCGTAAAGAACACTAAGACTGGTGCAGAGAAGAGTTTCACATCTGGCCCGGCTGTTATGACAGGGTTAAAGAACGGCACGCTGTATTCCTTTGAAATAACTGCATCTAATTCATTGGGAACTTCTGATCCAGTCACAACAAATTCCATAACTCCGCAAGAGCCTTGGAAGAAGACGGTGATTGATCCGAAGGTAGATGCACGTAATCTCACCAGCACTACCTTTAACGCCAATCCTGCGATTATTTATCAAGATGCGATAAATGGATCGCTTAAAGTTGCGCTCTGGAATGGCAAGCTGTGGAGCAAATTAACTGTTGACGGTCGTGGTGGATCTGCGGGCCGTACTCGCAACCCCATCGCAGGAGATGTCTCTGCCTGTGTAAGTGGATTTGGTAAGACCCAAGTACTTCATATCTTCTATTCGGATTCGGTAGATAAAGATCTACGTTATGCCACATACGATGGCAAGGGTTTCAAATATGAAATCATCGATGGCAACGGTCCAGCAGTAAATAGTTATGAAGATCCAATACGCGTGCGCACAGCTAGCGATGTCAGCGTTTCAAACGCCTGCTCAATTAGCTCAGCTGGTACCCAAGTCTTCTATCGCGATGAGTCTCAAGGAATTCTCTTGGGCGCCGTAAAAGCCAAATCTAGTACCGAATGGAAATATGAACTCGTTGATGGTGATCGTAAAACTGATGATCGAACAACTGGAGATGTGGCTTTCCATCTAGATGCGCTCTTTGATGGCAAGGAGACTGTTCTGCTCTATGACTCAATTCTCACAATTAACACTCGTAAGGAAGCAACCTCGGGTGCAATAAGAGTTGCTAAGCGAACTGGTCTAGCTGCGAGTAGTTGGCGCTACCAAACACTTGATATTTCAGGTGATGCCATATCAGTTGTGGGTTACGACGTAGCACTACATAAAGGCGCTCGTGGAATTATTGCTACCTGGCTTACCTCTTCAGTTCTCACTCTGCCGAAGGCAGAGCAGATTCGTTGGGCATATCTAGGCGCCCCAACTGTCTTCACCACACTGCCACCAACTAACTATGGAACTCCCTCTAAGTTTCTAAGTAGCGATGGAACGACAACGGCCTTCAACTGTCAGGAAAGACTCTGCGCAATTGATATCTCGAAGAAGACAATCTCGCTCGTTTCTAAAGAGCAGAGCTCAGATGGAATTGATTCAACTTGGATAGTCTTAAATAAAGTGCGTAATTTAATTGCCGGCGTTGGTAACCAACTTATTTCGCTGCGCCCACTCTAAATATTCCAGTTTCGGTTAATAGAAATAGTCCACCGCCAGCGGAGAAACCTGTTGATTTAACTTGACTCAATTCCGCAGCGGTAAAGGCGTTAATCAGTGAACCTTTACTATCAAACTGAAGAACAATACTTTGACCTTTTATTAACTTGGTTGGAGTTAAACCTTTAACTGCAGCGGTGGGTTCGAGAACAGCATAGAAGGAGTTATTGGGGCCATTTGATGCGAGCGTACTTCCAGTAGATGCGAAACGAGTTGTCCAGGTCGGTGCAAAAGAACTCGTGAATTTGGTAATTGCACTCTCACTCGTTGTTCCTGATCTAACTGAACCAGTCAGAAATAAAGTGCTAGTTGAATTAGTCCAACTGCGTTGTGCTCTCGGGGCAGAGCTTCGAACAACTGAAGAAATTGCTCCGGCTTTAGAGACTTTAATCAAGACTCCATCTTCGCGTCCTACCAATTTCTTACCAGCCAAAGTTTCAGTACTTGATCCAAATAAGTTAACAGTTCCATCACCGAGTCTGACTACAGAGTTCAACTTGGTCTTGGCTGTTCCGATCTTTAACTCTTTACCAAATTCACCTTTGAGGTTTGCTGAGATTAGAAATGGTCCAGATTCACGAGAACAGATAAGAGAAATGCCTGTTGCGCTAATTGATATCGCATCGACAATTGAAATCTCACTTTGGACGCTAGAAAAGGTTTCAATAACTTCACCAACCTTGCTTATCTTCCAGAGCGTTAACTGGCGCATATCTTGGCGAAGCGGAGTTACATTTTCTATCGCTACGTTATCTGGGTTTAGCGCGCTACCTGTTGCGGTAGCTGTATCTGCACTTGCCGCAGCGGCAGAATTGCCTGCCAGCCAGATATTTCCCTGGTTATCTGCAGCAATTGCTGTTGCAACCTCATCGCTGCCTGAATCAATGGTTTTTGACCAAAGGCTGGCGCCAGCAAAATCTCTCGCCTGAATCTCGATATTTGATGTGTTAGTCAATACGTTCTTAAGCGTGATTACTGACTCTGCAGTAACAGCGAAAAGTTCAACTTCAGCGCTCTCTGCCCATTTAACAGCGCTTTTTACCGTA is a window of Candidatus Planktophila lacus DNA encoding:
- a CDS encoding fibronectin type III domain-containing protein is translated as MARKFMRIPTRSVAILTAISSLFLGLVAPTSADALVLVRPATHWGNVYAGPATNLQQSPTPKVGKLEKKSRIIVKYNNFPEWTKVQVQAAVDVWAANFESSVPIYIDATWGRSSSYSVLGSARPGSYFSNFKGAPDSSLWYPSALANALAGKDLDGDNPEMIITVNSLASWYRGTGSGPSRTEYDLQSVILHEMAHGLGFLSTDSYDDFFGYGSIDQPTPYDAYAQTGDGRRLSDLPSPSLELGEALTSKLVWSGPLGVAANGGVKPLLYTPKKYEDGSSVSHLDEATFSNAGKDAAMSPNLDAGEIFHEPGPLLLAMMQDLRNKPPVGIAVGIPQQVRNAQALVSDSSAIIRFDPPANARAAQITSYTVKNTKTGAEKSFTSGPAVMTGLKNGTLYSFEITASNSLGTSDPVTTNSITPQEPWKKTVIDPKVDARNLTSTTFNANPAIIYQDAINGSLKVALWNGKLWSKLTVDGRGGSAGRTRNPIAGDVSACVSGFGKTQVLHIFYSDSVDKDLRYATYDGKGFKYEIIDGNGPAVNSYEDPIRVRTASDVSVSNACSISSAGTQVFYRDESQGILLGAVKAKSSTEWKYELVDGDRKTDDRTTGDVAFHLDALFDGKETVLLYDSILTINTRKEATSGAIRVAKRTGLAASSWRYQTLDISGDAISVVGYDVALHKGARGIIATWLTSSVLTLPKAEQIRWAYLGAPTVFTTLPPTNYGTPSKFLSSDGTTTAFNCQERLCAIDISKKTISLVSKEQSSDGIDSTWIVLNKVRNLIAGVGNQLISLRPL